In Tachysurus fulvidraco isolate hzauxx_2018 chromosome 1, HZAU_PFXX_2.0, whole genome shotgun sequence, a single window of DNA contains:
- the LOC113660631 gene encoding uncharacterized protein LOC113660631 isoform X3, translating into MAQWLITAVQLILQCLWQIYSTMKHLTMWVKNAVYQRLQNRYPSHSSGDEVDFTLTKITKRLMDFIPEKVGWPKELKFHILVIGNDLNYHKDILKSLGIKDKGISMDKSDVIIAFVPIVSRAGTDIQAALQMIPETRPAVLVVLHHTFSPDHIAPDSRRIIDRSNIFSVDMLFYENKGLLNCFKNTKALEETTKYLQNFKANRNKIINDHKMESRRDLLNLVWALLAFILWLITCMFQLVLKMTQWLITAVQRSWKPMLHCLCQVFSTMKPHANSVRNAVYQRLQNRHPSHSSQQDEVDFTLTKITKGLMDFIHDKVSVGEPEELKFHILVTGNDLNCHKDILKSLGIIDEGISMDKSDVIIAFVPIVSRAGTDIQAALQMIPESHHAVLVVLHHTFDPDHVAPDSGRNIDRSNIFSVDMLFYENMGMLNSYKNTKALEETTKYLQKFKANRNKTINGTDRCI; encoded by the exons atgGCTCAATGGTTAATAACTGCAG TGCAGCTGATTTTGCAGTGTTTGTGGCAAATATATTCCACTATG AAACATCTCACTATGTGGGTAAAAAATGCAG TTTATCAGCGTTTGCAGAATCGGTACCCATCACATTCCAGTGGG GATGAAGTGGATTTCAcactaacaaaaataacaaag AGATTGATGGATTTCATACCTGAGAAAG TCGGATGGCCAAAAGAGCTCAAGTTCCACATCTTGGTCATTGGGAATGACTTGAATTACCACAAGGACATTTTGAAAAGTCTTGGTATCAAAGACAAAGGGATCTCCATGGATAAAAGTGATGTCATCATCGCTTTCGTTCCAATTGTGTCTCGAGCCGGAACGGACATTCAAGCCGCTCTTCAGATGATACCAG AAACCCGTCCTGCCGTTCTCGTGGTGCTCCATCACACCTTTAGTCCGGATCACATTGCTCCAGACAGCAGGCGCATTATTGACAGGAGCAATATATTCTCTGTGGACATGCTCTTCTATGAAAACAAAGGACTGCTGAACTGTTTCAAGAACACAAAAGCACTGGAAGAAACAACAAAGTATTTACAAAACTTCAAGGCGAATCGCAATAAGATCATTAATG ACCATAAAATGGAGTCACGTCGAGATTTACTGAACCTCGTTTGGGCTTTATTAGCTTTCATTCTCTGGTTAATCACCTGCATGTTCCAGCTTGTACTT aaaatgacTCAATGGTTAATAACTGCAG tgcagCGGAGTTGGAAGCCGATGTTGCATTGTTTGTGCCAAGTATTTTCCACTATG AAACCTCATGCTAATAGTGTAAGAAATGCAG TTTATCAGCGTTTGCAGAATCGGCACCCATCACATTCCAGT cagcagGATGAAGTGGATTTCAcactaacaaaaataacaaag GGATTGATGGATTTCATACATGACAAAG TTTCAGTTGGAGAGCCAGAAGAGCTCAAGTTCCACATCTTGGTCACTGGGAATGACTTGAATTGCCACAAGGACATTTTGAAAAGTCTCGGTATCATAGACGAAGGGATCTCCATGGATAAAAGTGATGTCATCATCGCTTTCGTTCCAATTGTGTCTCGAGCCGGAACGGACATTCAAGCCGCTCTTCAGATGATACCAG AATCCCATCATGCCGTTCTCGTGGTGCTCCATCACACCTTCGATCCGGATCACGTTGCTCCAGACAGCGGGCGCAATATTGACAGGAGCAATATATTCTCTGTGGACATGCTCTTCTATGAAAACATGGGAATGCTGAACAGTTACAAGAACACAAAAGCACTGGAAGAAACAACAAAGTATTTACAAAAATTCAAGGCAAATCGTAATAAGACCATTAATGGTACAGACCgttgtatataa
- the LOC113660629 gene encoding uncharacterized protein LOC113660629 isoform X1 — protein MKFDWALLALVLFLLVLKMPLWLITAVLLILLLILLVIYWQPILQYLCQLYSTMKRPTTWVKNAVYQPLQNWYPSHSSGGWTDLHEIVSVGEPEELKFHILVTGNDLNCHKDILKSLGIIDEGISMEQCDVIIAFVPILSRAGTDIQDALQMIPESHPAVLVGLHHTFDPDHVAPDSGRNIDRSNIFSVDMLFYENMGMLNSYKNTKALEGTTKYLQKFKANRNKIFNESHALAIYIMALGNTLGAQIRFLDRLEKRLKLRQVNSKEECAVIIAFTCVVSQAETDVKAALENIPTDKPVLLVVFHHTFDESYIAPDSRWIVKREGVAAVDVLFHEDKGPLRCEANDMAMKSSTDYLISLGASELEPINTGRKYHNFWIIAVLLLVLLFLVLLVPIVILILECLKLLSYITLNHNNNNKIKILVKAKDFFLAQMHKIC, from the exons ATGAAGTTCGATTGGGCTTTATTAGCTTTAGTACTTTTCCTGCTTGTTCTT aaaatgcCTCTATGGTTAATAACTGCAG tGCTGCTGATTTTGCTGCTGATTTTGCTGGTCATTTATTGGCAGCCGATTTTGCAGTATTTGTGCCAACTATATTCCACTATG AAACGCCCTACTACGTGGGTAAAAAATGCAG tttaTCAGCCTTTGCAGAATTGGTACCCATCACATTCCAGTGGG GGATGGACAGATTTACACGAGATAG TTTCAGTCGGAGAGCCAGAAGAGCTCAAGTTCCATATCTTGGTCACTGGGAATGACTTGAATTGCCACAAGGACATTTTGAAAAGTCTCGGTATCATAGACGAAGGGATCTCCATGGAACAGTGTGACGTCATCATCGCTTTCGTTCCAATTCTGTCTCGAGCCGGAACGGACATTCAAGACGCTCTTCAGATGATACCAG AATCCCATCCTGCCGTTCTCGTGGGGCTCCATCACACCTTCGATCCGGATCACGTTGCTCCAGACAGCGGGCGCAATATTGACAGGAGCAATATATTCTCTGTGGACATGCTCTTCTATGAAAACATGGGAATGCTGAACAGTTACAAGAACACAAAAGCACTGGAAGGAACAACAAAGTATTTACAAAAATTCAAGGCGAATCGCAATAAGATCTTTAATG AATCACATGCTCTGGCGATCTACATTATGGCACTCGGGAACACTTTGGGTGCTCAAATCCGCTTCCTTGATCGGTTGGAAAAACGCCTTAAACTCCGTCAAGTGAATTCAAAGGAGGAGTGTGCAGTTATCATTGCTTTTACCTGTGTTGTGTCTCAGGCTGAAACGGACGTCAAAGCTGCTCTTGAAAACATTCCGA CTGATAAGCCTGTTCTCCTCGTGGTGTTCCATCACACGTTTGATGAAAGTTACATAGCTCCAGATAGCAGGTGGATTGTGAAGAGGGAAGGTGTTGCAGCTGTGGACGTCCTCTTTCATGAAGATAAGGGACCACTGAGATGCGAGGCCAATGACATGGCAATGAAATCGTCCACTGATTATCTGATCTCTCTGGGTGCTTCTGAG CTCGAGCCAATAAACACCGGCAGAAAATATCACAATTTTTGGATAATTGCAGTCTTACTTCtagttcttctttttcttgttttattagttCCAATAGTTATATTAATCCTTGAGTGTCTTAAGTTACTaagttacattacattaaaccacaacaacaacaacaaaataaaaatactagtAAAagctaaagatttttttttagcacaaatGCATAAAATCTGCTAG
- the LOC113660631 gene encoding uncharacterized protein LOC113660631 isoform X2, with the protein MAQWLITAVQLILQCLWQIYSTMKHLTMWVKNAVYQRLQNRYPSHSSGQDEVDFTLTKITKRLMDFIPEKVGWPKELKFHILVIGNDLNYHKDILKSLGIKDKGISMDKSDVIIAFVPIVSRAGTDIQAALQMIPETRPAVLVVLHHTFSPDHIAPDSRRIIDRSNIFSVDMLFYENKGLLNCFKNTKALEETTKYLQNFKANRNKIINDHKMESRRDLLNLVWALLAFILWLITCMFQLVLKMTQWLITAVQRSWKPMLHCLCQVFSTMKPHANSVRNAVYQRLQNRHPSHSSGQDEVDFTLTKITKGLMDFIHDKVSVGEPEELKFHILVTGNDLNCHKDILKSLGIIDEGISMDKSDVIIAFVPIVSRAGTDIQAALQMIPESHHAVLVVLHHTFDPDHVAPDSGRNIDRSNIFSVDMLFYENMGMLNSYKNTKALEETTKYLQKFKANRNKTINGTDRCI; encoded by the exons atgGCTCAATGGTTAATAACTGCAG TGCAGCTGATTTTGCAGTGTTTGTGGCAAATATATTCCACTATG AAACATCTCACTATGTGGGTAAAAAATGCAG TTTATCAGCGTTTGCAGAATCGGTACCCATCACATTCCAGTGGG CAGGATGAAGTGGATTTCAcactaacaaaaataacaaag AGATTGATGGATTTCATACCTGAGAAAG TCGGATGGCCAAAAGAGCTCAAGTTCCACATCTTGGTCATTGGGAATGACTTGAATTACCACAAGGACATTTTGAAAAGTCTTGGTATCAAAGACAAAGGGATCTCCATGGATAAAAGTGATGTCATCATCGCTTTCGTTCCAATTGTGTCTCGAGCCGGAACGGACATTCAAGCCGCTCTTCAGATGATACCAG AAACCCGTCCTGCCGTTCTCGTGGTGCTCCATCACACCTTTAGTCCGGATCACATTGCTCCAGACAGCAGGCGCATTATTGACAGGAGCAATATATTCTCTGTGGACATGCTCTTCTATGAAAACAAAGGACTGCTGAACTGTTTCAAGAACACAAAAGCACTGGAAGAAACAACAAAGTATTTACAAAACTTCAAGGCGAATCGCAATAAGATCATTAATG ACCATAAAATGGAGTCACGTCGAGATTTACTGAACCTCGTTTGGGCTTTATTAGCTTTCATTCTCTGGTTAATCACCTGCATGTTCCAGCTTGTACTT aaaatgacTCAATGGTTAATAACTGCAG tgcagCGGAGTTGGAAGCCGATGTTGCATTGTTTGTGCCAAGTATTTTCCACTATG AAACCTCATGCTAATAGTGTAAGAAATGCAG TTTATCAGCGTTTGCAGAATCGGCACCCATCACATTCCAGTGGG cagGATGAAGTGGATTTCAcactaacaaaaataacaaag GGATTGATGGATTTCATACATGACAAAG TTTCAGTTGGAGAGCCAGAAGAGCTCAAGTTCCACATCTTGGTCACTGGGAATGACTTGAATTGCCACAAGGACATTTTGAAAAGTCTCGGTATCATAGACGAAGGGATCTCCATGGATAAAAGTGATGTCATCATCGCTTTCGTTCCAATTGTGTCTCGAGCCGGAACGGACATTCAAGCCGCTCTTCAGATGATACCAG AATCCCATCATGCCGTTCTCGTGGTGCTCCATCACACCTTCGATCCGGATCACGTTGCTCCAGACAGCGGGCGCAATATTGACAGGAGCAATATATTCTCTGTGGACATGCTCTTCTATGAAAACATGGGAATGCTGAACAGTTACAAGAACACAAAAGCACTGGAAGAAACAACAAAGTATTTACAAAAATTCAAGGCAAATCGTAATAAGACCATTAATGGTACAGACCgttgtatataa
- the LOC113660631 gene encoding uncharacterized protein LOC113660631 isoform X1: MAQWLITAVQLILQCLWQIYSTMKHLTMWVKNAVYQRLQNRYPSHSSGQDEVDFTLTKITKRLMDFIPEKVGWPKELKFHILVIGNDLNYHKDILKSLGIKDKGISMDKSDVIIAFVPIVSRAGTDIQAALQMIPETRPAVLVVLHHTFSPDHIAPDSRRIIDRSNIFSVDMLFYENKGLLNCFKNTKALEETTKYLQNFKANRNKIINDHKMESRRDLLNLVWALLAFILWLITCMFQLVLKMTQWLITAVQRSWKPMLHCLCQVFSTMKPHANSVRNAVYQRLQNRHPSHSSQQDEVDFTLTKITKGLMDFIHDKVSVGEPEELKFHILVTGNDLNCHKDILKSLGIIDEGISMDKSDVIIAFVPIVSRAGTDIQAALQMIPESHHAVLVVLHHTFDPDHVAPDSGRNIDRSNIFSVDMLFYENMGMLNSYKNTKALEETTKYLQKFKANRNKTINGTDRCI; encoded by the exons atgGCTCAATGGTTAATAACTGCAG TGCAGCTGATTTTGCAGTGTTTGTGGCAAATATATTCCACTATG AAACATCTCACTATGTGGGTAAAAAATGCAG TTTATCAGCGTTTGCAGAATCGGTACCCATCACATTCCAGTGGG CAGGATGAAGTGGATTTCAcactaacaaaaataacaaag AGATTGATGGATTTCATACCTGAGAAAG TCGGATGGCCAAAAGAGCTCAAGTTCCACATCTTGGTCATTGGGAATGACTTGAATTACCACAAGGACATTTTGAAAAGTCTTGGTATCAAAGACAAAGGGATCTCCATGGATAAAAGTGATGTCATCATCGCTTTCGTTCCAATTGTGTCTCGAGCCGGAACGGACATTCAAGCCGCTCTTCAGATGATACCAG AAACCCGTCCTGCCGTTCTCGTGGTGCTCCATCACACCTTTAGTCCGGATCACATTGCTCCAGACAGCAGGCGCATTATTGACAGGAGCAATATATTCTCTGTGGACATGCTCTTCTATGAAAACAAAGGACTGCTGAACTGTTTCAAGAACACAAAAGCACTGGAAGAAACAACAAAGTATTTACAAAACTTCAAGGCGAATCGCAATAAGATCATTAATG ACCATAAAATGGAGTCACGTCGAGATTTACTGAACCTCGTTTGGGCTTTATTAGCTTTCATTCTCTGGTTAATCACCTGCATGTTCCAGCTTGTACTT aaaatgacTCAATGGTTAATAACTGCAG tgcagCGGAGTTGGAAGCCGATGTTGCATTGTTTGTGCCAAGTATTTTCCACTATG AAACCTCATGCTAATAGTGTAAGAAATGCAG TTTATCAGCGTTTGCAGAATCGGCACCCATCACATTCCAGT cagcagGATGAAGTGGATTTCAcactaacaaaaataacaaag GGATTGATGGATTTCATACATGACAAAG TTTCAGTTGGAGAGCCAGAAGAGCTCAAGTTCCACATCTTGGTCACTGGGAATGACTTGAATTGCCACAAGGACATTTTGAAAAGTCTCGGTATCATAGACGAAGGGATCTCCATGGATAAAAGTGATGTCATCATCGCTTTCGTTCCAATTGTGTCTCGAGCCGGAACGGACATTCAAGCCGCTCTTCAGATGATACCAG AATCCCATCATGCCGTTCTCGTGGTGCTCCATCACACCTTCGATCCGGATCACGTTGCTCCAGACAGCGGGCGCAATATTGACAGGAGCAATATATTCTCTGTGGACATGCTCTTCTATGAAAACATGGGAATGCTGAACAGTTACAAGAACACAAAAGCACTGGAAGAAACAACAAAGTATTTACAAAAATTCAAGGCAAATCGTAATAAGACCATTAATGGTACAGACCgttgtatataa
- the LOC113660633 gene encoding uncharacterized protein LOC113660633, which yields MAQALSPEPRTLKFYSIVLGNTMNIHQEFLRRLKQRLSLTEVQTESNCDFIVAFVPIVSRAGTDIEAALQKIPRTGKIVILAVLHFTFDENYIAPDSKWNINRSDVFAVDLLCYEDLGLLRSLCNDKALKAATDHLITIGASFNTQLETSGSQRPCSPYIFVCICIVFAIAVVIAICFSIYMNKWQNHITPTTQPNTTINSTTGNTTITVKMLLE from the exons ATGGCTCAAG CTTTGTCTCCAGAGCCAAGAACACTGAAGTTCTACTCGATAGTGCTCGGGAACACCATGAACATCCATCAAGAGTTTCTAAGGCGGCTGAAGCAACGTCTTTCCCTCACTGAAGTGCAGACAGAAAGCAACTGTGATTTCATCGTTGCCTTTGTCCCAATTGTGTCTCGGGCAGGAACAGACATTGAAGCTGCTCTTCAGAAGATTCCAAGAA CGGGTAAGATTGTTATTCTCGCGGTGCTTCACTTCACATTTGATGAGAATTACATCGCTCCAGATAGCAAATGGAACATAAACAGGAGCGATGTGTTTGCTGTGGACTTGCTCTGTTATGAAGACCTGGGACTACTCCGATCCCTTTGCAATGACAAGGCGCTGAAAGCTGCCACCGATCATCTGATCACTATCGGCGCTTCATTCAATACTCAG CTTGAAACATCCGGATCTCAAAGACCATGCAGTCCATACATATTTGTTTGCATCTGCATAGTTTTTGCTATTGCAGTAGTGATAGCCATTTGCTTTAGCATTTACATGAATAAATGGCAAAATCACATTACACCTACAACACAACCTAACACTACCATAAACAGTACAACTGGAAACACGACCATTACGGTCAAAATGCTGTTAGAATAA
- the LOC113660629 gene encoding uncharacterized protein LOC113660629 isoform X2 → MQGWTDLHEIVSVGEPEELKFHILVTGNDLNCHKDILKSLGIIDEGISMEQCDVIIAFVPILSRAGTDIQDALQMIPESHPAVLVGLHHTFDPDHVAPDSGRNIDRSNIFSVDMLFYENMGMLNSYKNTKALEGTTKYLQKFKANRNKIFNESHALAIYIMALGNTLGAQIRFLDRLEKRLKLRQVNSKEECAVIIAFTCVVSQAETDVKAALENIPTDKPVLLVVFHHTFDESYIAPDSRWIVKREGVAAVDVLFHEDKGPLRCEANDMAMKSSTDYLISLGASELEPINTGRKYHNFWIIAVLLLVLLFLVLLVPIVILILECLKLLSYITLNHNNNNKIKILVKAKDFFLAQMHKIC, encoded by the exons ATGCAG GGATGGACAGATTTACACGAGATAG TTTCAGTCGGAGAGCCAGAAGAGCTCAAGTTCCATATCTTGGTCACTGGGAATGACTTGAATTGCCACAAGGACATTTTGAAAAGTCTCGGTATCATAGACGAAGGGATCTCCATGGAACAGTGTGACGTCATCATCGCTTTCGTTCCAATTCTGTCTCGAGCCGGAACGGACATTCAAGACGCTCTTCAGATGATACCAG AATCCCATCCTGCCGTTCTCGTGGGGCTCCATCACACCTTCGATCCGGATCACGTTGCTCCAGACAGCGGGCGCAATATTGACAGGAGCAATATATTCTCTGTGGACATGCTCTTCTATGAAAACATGGGAATGCTGAACAGTTACAAGAACACAAAAGCACTGGAAGGAACAACAAAGTATTTACAAAAATTCAAGGCGAATCGCAATAAGATCTTTAATG AATCACATGCTCTGGCGATCTACATTATGGCACTCGGGAACACTTTGGGTGCTCAAATCCGCTTCCTTGATCGGTTGGAAAAACGCCTTAAACTCCGTCAAGTGAATTCAAAGGAGGAGTGTGCAGTTATCATTGCTTTTACCTGTGTTGTGTCTCAGGCTGAAACGGACGTCAAAGCTGCTCTTGAAAACATTCCGA CTGATAAGCCTGTTCTCCTCGTGGTGTTCCATCACACGTTTGATGAAAGTTACATAGCTCCAGATAGCAGGTGGATTGTGAAGAGGGAAGGTGTTGCAGCTGTGGACGTCCTCTTTCATGAAGATAAGGGACCACTGAGATGCGAGGCCAATGACATGGCAATGAAATCGTCCACTGATTATCTGATCTCTCTGGGTGCTTCTGAG CTCGAGCCAATAAACACCGGCAGAAAATATCACAATTTTTGGATAATTGCAGTCTTACTTCtagttcttctttttcttgttttattagttCCAATAGTTATATTAATCCTTGAGTGTCTTAAGTTACTaagttacattacattaaaccacaacaacaacaacaaaataaaaatactagtAAAagctaaagatttttttttagcacaaatGCATAAAATCTGCTAG